A single window of Salvia splendens isolate huo1 chromosome 8, SspV2, whole genome shotgun sequence DNA harbors:
- the LOC121742978 gene encoding uncharacterized protein LOC121742978, whose translation MERDFFKYLLSEITTDILSRLPFRSLVISKSVCKPWLNLIDSDDFRKSEIKTPPALVLLTEKTMDSTWCAIFEIEDEDGVDAEKSHDFHHILLMDLEIPHGNRATMKGTWRRVEAGALNLMATFTGEHLIWVVTCRFVVLMLKRNVLDSSQFLPWKMVDI comes from the exons ATGGAGCGTGATTTCTTCAAATATCTACTATCAGAAATCACCACCGACATCCTCTCACGCCTGCCCTTCCGAAGCCTCGTAATCAGCAAGTCCGTTTGCAAACCATGGCTCAATTTAATCGATTCCGACGATTTCCGCAAATCCGAAATCAAAACCCCACCCGCCCTAGTCCTCTTGACAGAGAAGACGATGGATTCAACTTGGTGCGCGATTTTCGaaattgaagacgaagacggAGTCGATGCGGAGAAGAGCCATGATTTTCACCACATTCTGCTCATGGATTTGGAAATCCCTCACGGAAACAGAGCAACAATGAAAG GAACATGGAGGCGTGTTGAAGCCGGCGCATTGAATTTAATGGCAACATTCACTGGAGAGCATTTGATTTGGGTGGTGACATGTCGATTTGTGGTTTTGATGTTGAAACGGAATGTTTTAGACTCTTCTCAATTCCTCCCGTGGAAGATGGTGGATATCTAA